The Actinomyces wuliandei genome contains the following window.
CGCTGTGGCAGCGCTACCTGGGCAGGGTGCCCGGGTGCAACGAGGGGTGGGCGCTGTACGCCGAGTCGCTGGGCGAGGAGCTGGGTCTGGTGGAGGAACCACAGGACCGCTTTGGGCTGCTGGCTGCGCGTCGGTGGCGCCTGGCCCGTGTCCTGGTCGACCTGGGGGTGCACTCCCGGCTGCCGGTGCCGCCGGAGGTGCTGGCCCTGCCCGGGGCTGACGCCGCGTGGAGCAGGGCGACCGTGATGGCTGTGCTGCGTGCGCACACGATCTTCCCCGAGGAGTTCCTGCGCTTTGAGACCAGCAGGCGTCTGGGGTGGCCCGCCCAGTCCCTGTCCCACGTGCTGGGGGAGCGGGTGTGGCGTGCGGGTCGGCGTGCTGCCGAGGCGCGGGTGCGCTCCCAGGGAGGGCGGTGGGGGCCTGGTCAGATGCGTTCCTTCCACAACCGGGCGATCAGCCTGGGCTCGGTCGGGCTGGGGCTGCTGGAGCGCGCGCTGACCTGAGCCAGGGCGGGGTCAGCAGGCCCTCCGGCTGGACTGGAGCAGGCGCAGCTCGCGGAGCGTGCGTGGGGCTGGGTGCGGCTGCGGGAACCCGGCGCCGTTGACGGGTTCCCTGGCCAGGATGCCACAATAAGGCATTCTTGTGAATGCAGTAGGCGAGACATCTAGAGTCGAGGCGGAAGGTCCGGGTGCCGTCTGCCACCTCCTTATTTATACGGGGACGGAGGTCCCGGTGACTGGGTGGGCGTGACCCGGGTGACCTGGTGCCGCGGGCGCTACCTGCCCCGAGTCGGGTGCACCCGGGTGCCCTGGCACCGGACCTGACGTGCGAGGGCGTGTCAGCCAGGCCGGGCACAAGAGTGCCTGGGTGGGGGCTGGCGGTTCGGGGGTGGAATGCTGGGAGCTGCCTGGCGCCGCGAAAGTCACACAACCGTGTAATGTCACCGTCCGGTGGTTCAAGGGAGACGCGCCTCTTTTCTCTGGCTAGTCTTGGGGTGTGAGCCCGACTAAGCGTCCTGACCAGCGTGTCGCTGTCATCGTCCCCGCCAAGGACGAGGCGCAGCGCATCGCCGCCACTGTTCGCGCTTGCCGCTCCATTCCGCGGGTTGACCTGGTGGTTGTCGTCGATGATGGCTCCGTGGACGGGACCCAGGACCACGCTCGTGCCGCAGGAGCCGTGACCGTGCGTCACTCGGTGACTCGGGGCAAGGCCTCCGCCCTGGAGACCGGCGCCAGTGTCGTCGGTATGCGTGACTACGTGCACGGACCCGCCCGTCTCCTGCTGTTCGTTGACGCTGACCTGGGGGACTCCGCAGCGGCGTGTGCCGATCTTGTGCCCCCTGTCGTCGACGGAGTCTGCGACATGTCCGTGGCCGTGCCGCCCAAGCAGCACGGGGCCGGCGGGCGGGGGCGGGTGGTCCACGCCGCTCGCCGGGCCATTGCCCGAGCCACCGGGTGGGAGCCTGTCGCCCCCCTGTCAGGGCAGCGCTGCCTGAGCCGGAAGGCCTACGAGAAGGCCGCCCCCCTGGCTGAGGGGTGGGGCGTTGAGGTCGGGCTGACGATTGACGTCCTTGTCGCCGGGATGGCGGTGATCGAGGTGCCCTGCGACATCACCCACCGGGTCACCGGGAACGACCGTGCGGGGGTCCTTCACCGTGCCGCGCAGTACAAGGACGTGGTCAGGGCTGTGGCTGCCCGGACCCTGCGGCGTCAGCGCGTGCCCGCAGCACAGTATGAGAAGGCTGCGGAGGAGCAGAACGCCTTTCACGTCTACCGGGCTCACAGTGTGAGGACGTCGGAGCCCGGCTCTGGGCAGGACGGGGACCAGGGAGGCGGTGCCTCCACGGATGCCCCTGCGGGCTCGTCGCGCTCCGCAGGAGCCTGACGGCCCTGGCGGCGTGGCAGGCAGCGGCGCGTGAGAGGTGCCCGCCGGGGCGCGTCTGCTGGTCGGCCGCTGGTCGCGTCAGCGGCGTCAGACTGTGCCGTTGACGCTGTTGGCCCCCTGGCGGGGGCAGTCCTGCCTCTGGCTGCAGCTGGGTGCTGACACGTCACTGCCAGCCGCTGCTGGTACGTTGATGCTTCCCAGTGCGAGGGCCAGGAGAGCGGGTGCGGAGCCCGCCAGGACGAAGCCCGCTACCGTGATCCCTGAGTCGTTGACCAGGACGGCGATGGCCGTCAGGACGGCGAGGGAGGTCAGTGCGGGGCGCAGCCACTGGTTGTAGGAGACGCCGGGCTGTCCGACCTGAGGCTGTGTGCCTTGGTCGTGTGCTGACGGGGCCTGTGTGGCCTGGGTCGGCTCGGCTCGGGTCTGTGCGGCCCGGGGCTGTGCCGACTGGATCTGGGTGAGCCAGGCGTAGCGGCTACGGCCAGCCAGCCAGCGACGCCGCTCGTGACGTGCCCATGCCAGCAGCGCGGCAGCACCGGCGACGCCTGCGACCAGGGCTGCCAGGGCGGCGGTGCTCGTGGCGAAGGGGGTGATGAGCGCACCGAGCCTGCGCGCCAGGGCTGTCAGGGCGGTGCCATCAAGGACCTGGGCGGCAAAGCGCCCCAGGTGGGTGCGCTGCTCCTGCGGGCGCAGGTAGTCCGCTGCGGCGAGCGCGGCGACGACGCCCCCGGAGGCGACGGCGACTCCCGCCCAGCGCAGGGTGCCCAGCCGGTACTGGCACAGGCCTGCAGCCAGGGCGGCCAGCGCGGGCAGCAGCGCGAGGGCGCCACCCACGTCGGCACCCAGCTGGGGGGCGGCGTCGGCCGCCAGGGCCGTCCCGCCCGGGAGGCCCACGACCATGAGGGCTGTCCGGCGTCCGCCGCCCAGCACCTGCCAGGTGACGGCAAGAGCGACTACCAGTGCGCCGGCTGTCAGGGCGAAGGCAGTGTTGGAGACCCCGTAGAACCGCCCGGCCACGACCGCGTTCATCCCCAGGGGGCTGTTGAAGGCCAGCCGGGCGCCCAGGGCGGCGTCAGTCAGCCAAGCCGTCACCGTGGCGGTGGCCAGCAGGTAGGCGGTCGCACCGGGTGCGGACGCGGCGGGAGGAGGCAGGGCCGGGTCCCGGGAGGTGTGGGTCACAGCAACTACGCCGGAGAGGCAGCCAGCCAGCACGGCGGAGGTGGCCAGGACCAGGCCCAGGGTGGGCGCCGCCACCCACGGGGCGGGGGTGCCGCCCTGCGCGCCCCAACGCCACCAGGGGACCGCGTTGGCCAGCAGCGCGCCCAGTGGGGCGGCTGCGGCCACGGCGGCGACCTGGGAGAGCCTGCCGACCCGGCGTCGCAGGCCGGGCCGGGGCTGGTTCTGCGGGGCGCGCAGGGCGAGGGCGGCCCAGGCCAGCAGGAGGACGGCGGTGCCGGTCAGCAGCAGGCTGGTGGGGATGACGGCGCGCTGGGAGGCGCGTGCGTGAAGGGCGTCGTCGGCCAGGGCGGACAGGCGCGGCTCGTCCACGGTCCCGGTTGCGTCCTCGGCTGTGGGGCCCCTGGAGCTCCCGGCTGCTGTGTGCCTGGTCGCAGTGTCCCTGGCCGTGGTGGGCTCCTCCTGGACGTCAGGGAGGTGGGTGGTGGCGGGCAGGGTCAGGGCCTGGCCGTCGAAGTCGGGCGCCGTGGTGCCCGTGAGTGCCTGGGTCAGGGTTGGGGCCAGGTCGGTGAGCTGGATGAGGCCGGGCTGGTGGGTGGAGGCCCCCACCAGCAAGGAGTTGCGGGTTCCCCGGGGTGAGGTGGTGCCTGCTGGGAGGATGGTGACCTGTGGGCCGGGGTCCTCGTCGTCGGCCACAGAGGTGATGACGACCCGGGTGCCCGCAGGCGCGGTGGTGGCCAGCGTGGTGGACAGGGCCTGGGCCAGGGAGCGCAGGCGGGCGGCGTCATCGGGAGCGTCGCTTCCGGTCGTGGCAGCGGTGTCGTCTGTGGTGTCGTGGGTGCTGCCGGGTGTCGCGGTGGCGGGCTGGGAGGCTGGTGAGCCGGGCTCTGCCGGTACCTGTGGGGTGGTGTCTACCAGGACCAGCCTGGGGACCATGCCTGTCAGCCCTGCCAGGGCCTCCTCCAGAGTGGTGCGGTCCTGCGTGCCCAGGGCGTGGCGTGCTCCCTGGCCGACGGCGGTAACGCTGGTGGCACCGGAGGCGCTGAGTCCATGCTCGTTGAGGTGGTTGGCCAGCTGCCGGGAGGCTGCGGTCCCGCTGCCGGAGGCGGTGCGCTCCCAGGTGCAGGCCCCGGAGCCCTCCACGGCGCGCACTCGTGTGCCGGCGGTCAGGGTGAGCCAGCCGTCGGCGGGGCAGGTGCGGTCGGCGGGGGTGCGCACGGCCAGGTTCAGCGGCTCGTTGACGGTTGCGAAGCCCAGGACAGTGCTGGCGGCCTCGGCGGTGGCGGCGTCCTGGGAGCTTGCCAAGGTCGTCAGGTCCGACCAGGTGAGGTTGCTGGTGCCCAGGACGACCACCGGGGCCTTGGAGGCACCCGGTGCGGCCCGCTCGGTCGCGAAGGCGGTGCCGACGGCAGACAACACCATGCCGACCACGACCAGCAGGATGAGGACGTAGACGACGATGCTTACCCAGCGCTGCTGACGGCTCCGTGGTCTCACGGCCCTAGCCTACGTGGGGTACGGGGGCGGCTGGCCAACTCCCTGCTGTGCAGGGCGGGCGGCCTCAGCGTCCTGGCCCTGCGGATACCCCACGGGCGCCCCTGGTCCTGAGTTCTCGCGATCCCGTAGTCTGATCAGCGGATGCCAGCCGGAACCAGTGGTAGCCTGCCAAGAGAGGACGTGAGGTAGGGCACCCCAGGAGGGAGATGCCCTGTCTGAGTACCGGGGCTACGGGGGACGTCGCCCGCAGGAGGCGGCCCACGGGGCAGCCGCCCGGATCGACGCCATGGCGGACGATGCTGAAAGGCGCAGGGTCATGAGGTGAGCCGGGATGGGCGGGACGCCCCTGGTGCCGGGAGAAGGCAGTTTGGGGCGCTCCACATCACGCCCGGCGGTCCAGAGTACATCTAGGGCGATGGCCTCAAGCCGCAGCACGCTCAGCGAGCCGCCTGGAGGTCAGGCTGGGGGCGTGCGGCGCGTGGTGGCGTGGTTGGGTCCGGGCTGTGGTCCTCAGGGAGGCTGGGAAGGGGGCTTGTCATGACGGGTGAGGAGGCGCCTGTGCAGGGCGTCGGGGGTGGAGCGGGACTGCCTGGCGGTCGGGCTGCTCGGCTGATGGGCCGTAGGTGGCGGCGTGTGGTGGTGGTAGTGGCGGTTCTGGTGGTGGTGTGGTGGGTGGTGCCGCTGAGGTTCAGCGTTCCGGACTCGACGCGACTCACGGACAGTAGCACTGTCGCTCTGGACAGGAGCATCAAGCCGTTCTCCACCACGCACGGGCAGCTGACGGTGGAGGGACTGCACCCGTGGAGACACAGGTGGGTGGTGACCTTGATGTGGTCGCGTGCCGATCCTGCGACAGGACGGTACAACGGGGTGAGCAGGCGTGTGGACGTGGCCATGGGGGAGTCTGTCCATATTGATGGGCTGGGCACGGTAACCCTGCTGGCCGTCAATCCCCAGGCGCTGCTTCCTGGTCTTTTTGGGGTAGGCGGCTGGACGTGCACCGTCGGCGTGGCCCTCGACCCCGACGTCAGCGAGGTCTGGCGCTAGGCGGCACCCGATACGGCGTAGCGGCCGTATAGCGGCTCCGTGGTGCCCACTGCTGACTCCGGTTCAGAGTGGTCGTAGCCGGGTCAGGGGACCTGGCCGATGTCCGTCTGGTCGAAGTACCTCTCGTAGTCCTCCCGGGTGGTGCGGATGGTCCCGCCCCCGGTGCTGTGCCTGTTCTCGTCGAGGTCTGGTAGGGCGGGTGTGGTGGGCGCTACCCTGGGTGCAGGCGAGGGGTGCTCCTGAGGGGCACGGAGGGGAGAGGCTGTCATGACGGGAAGGGCTGAGGCTACGGGCTCGGTGCCAGCACCAGGCGGGGAGACGGCGCGCGACGGCTCTCCTTCCGGTGCAGGGTCTGCTTGTCGTGGTGGGGGTGTGCGGCGTGTGGGTGTGTGGTGGCGTCGGGTGGTGCGCGCGGTGGTGGTGGCTGTTGTCCTGGTGCTGGTGGCGGCGGGTGCGCGTCTGTGGTGGGAGAACCCCTCAAGGCGCAGCGTGGAGCTGCCCGAGGGGATCGAGCAGGGGGTGGTGCTAGAGATGAGCAGCAGCATAGGACCGTTGTATGCCAACACAGGCTGCCTGCAGACGAAGGGGCTGCGCTCCCAGGGCCATGAGTGGGTGGGGACCATGGGCTGGTCACGGGCCGACCCTGAGACGGGCAGGCCCGCCGGTGAGGAGGAGACCTTTGAGCTGCGCCTGGGGGAGAGCTTCTACGCCGAGGGCCTGGGCACGGTCACCTTCCTGGCCGTCAACCCGCCCCCGATAAGGACCCCGCTGAGTTCCGGTGACCTCCTGGGGGGCTGGAGCCACCGGGTCAACATAGTCCCGGAACCCGGGGTCGTCCCCGAGGAGCCCTACCGGCGCCTCTGGCATGAGTTGCTGGAGGTGTGACTGGAGGCGTGAGCAGCGATCACACGGGCGCAGGACACCGTGACGGGTGCGTGCGGACAGTGGTGGCCTACATGTCGCCGATGTAGGTCTTGTTGAAGTACTTCTCGTAGTCCTCCCGGGTGATGCGGATGGTCCCGCCCTCGACGTCATCGTCCTTCGACACGGGGTTGGTGTCCCAGGGGTTGTAGAGGGTGACGTACTCGTCATCAATATCGACCACCGTGTAGGCGTGGCTGTCCCAGACCTGGAAGCCTCCCTCCTGGTCGCCCGTGTCGATGCGGCCGTTGCCGTTGGTGTCGACGGTGGCCTGGACCGTGCTGCCGTCGCTGAAGTCCCCGCGCGCGGTGCCACCGACCACGACCCTGCCCTCCTCCACGGCCTCCTTGATGGTGTCCCACTCCGCGTCGGTGTACTCGTGCTGGTTGTAGTGGCGGGGGTAGGGGAGGAAGCCCCACCTGCCCCACCCCCAGCCGTCGGTGCTGACCGTCTGCGTGCCCTCGCCCGAGAGGGCCTCCATGGGATCTGTGGGGTCGCCGCCCTCGACGTCCTCCGGGTCCCTGCCCTGCTGCTCCAGGTAGAGGGCGTAGGCGCGCTCGTAGATGTTGATGATGCTGGGGAAGCCCTTGTCGGTGCCCTGGTTGCCAAAGAGGTAGAAGTCGTCCACGGTGATCTCGACCTCCTGGTCGCCGTCGTGGAAGGTGACCACGAAGGCGTTCTGGGCCTCGTCCCACCGCACCTGGTCGCGCAGGGCCTGGCGGCCCTCCTCGGTGTCGGAGTAGGCCTGCAGCACCGCCAGCAGGTAGCAGTCACCGATGTTCTCCTGCTCCACGCTGTCCCACTCGGCCGTGCCGTCGGCCTGCTGGCGGATCCGCTCGATGTCGCTGTCCCGGAGCTCAAAGGTCGTCCACTTGTTGATGTCGGAGTCGTCGGTGTCCACAGTGGCTGTGCCCAGTGTGGTGGCGGCCTGGGTGGCGGCGTGGCTGACCTCGGCGCGCAGGGCCTGGTAGGTGGCGGCGAGGCTGGCCAGGCCTGCGGCTGCGGGCCCGGCGGCCAGGGGGTTGCCCAGGGCGCTGCCCACCAGGGACTCGGCCTGGGCGCGCAGCCCCACGCGTATTTCCCGCAGCTCTCTCACGCGTAGTGCCGCGCCTTATCCCGTTCCAGGTAGGGGGAGCCCTCCGGGGCGGCACCCTCACGCGTACTGCCGCGCCACCCCCACGGCCTCGGCCCCGTAGCTGGCGCCAAAGAGGAAGGCGTGGATCATGAGCAGGTGCAGGGAGTGCAGGCCCACCCGCTCGCGCCACCCGGCCGCCAGCGGTGACACCTCGTGGTAGGCGGCGTAGAGCCGCTCCAGGTGCCTCTGCCCGAACACCCCCAGTGCCGCCAGGTCCGTCTCCGCGTGCGCCCCCTGGGCCATCGGGTCAATGAGGACGCCAACGACGTCGGGCACCTCCCCGTCGGTGTCCCGCTGGGTGCTGGCCCGGCCGGTTCCCGCCCCCAGTGGCCCCGCCCCGGCCTGCGGCGGCGCCCACTCCACGGTGTGGGACACCGGCACCCACAGCACGTTGCCGCACCACAGGTCCCCGTGGGTGCGCGCCACCGCCACCTCCTGGCCGCGATGCTGGGCACCGGCGCGCACCAGGGCGGGCTGGTCGGCGTCGAAGTCGCCGTCCACCAGCCGGGTGCACAGCCTCTCGATGACGCGGGCGCCCTGGGCGCTGACCGACCCGTTGTCCCTGGAGGCACCCAGGTAGGTCAGCACGCGGTCCTCAGCGTAGAACTCCCCCCAGCGGCGCTGCGCACCGGGGTCCTCGAACCGGCGCAGCCGGATGTCGCTGCGCCCCATCTGAGCCACCCCGTCCCACCCGGGCGGGGCCACACCGAAGGCGGGCGCCCCCGCCGCGTGCGTGACGGCCAGCGCCCGGCCAAAGGCCTCGGCCGCAGCCGCAGTGACCCTGGTCGTGGCCAGGCGCGGCTCCTCCAGCCAGCCGGGGCCGGTGGTGGCCGGGACCACGTGGGCGCCGCCGTCGGCCATGGCCTGGGCCAGCCACCACAGCCCCTGCGCCTCCAGGCGGGTGGAGACTGGGCCGTCGTCGTGCTTGCGGAACGTGTTGGGGGAGGGCGCTGTCATAGGGCCAGCCTGCCAGGTGTGGTGCGGTGCCGCGCGCTCCCGGCCTACCGCGCCACCATCCCGCCCGGCCCCGATACCCTGTGCCCATGCCCGATGCTGACACCCCCACCTGGTCCTTTCTCGGCCCGGCGGGCACCTTCACCGAGATGGCCCTGCGCCAGGTCGCCCCCACTGGCGTGGTGCTCGACGCCTGCCAGGACGTGCCCACCGCCCTGGACCACGTCCGCTCCCGCCTGACCGAGGCCGCCGTCGTGCCTATCGAGAACTCGGTGGAGGGCGGGGTCAACGCCACCCTCGACAACCTCGTGGCCTCCACCCCCCTGGTCATCGCCGCCGAGGTGGCGGTGCCGGTCACCTTTGTCCTGGCGGGGCGGCCGGGCACGACCCTGGAGCAGGTGGCCGCCGTGTCCACCCACCCCCACGCCTGGGCGCAGTGCCGTGGCTGGGTGCGCCGCAACCTGCCGGAGGTCGCCTACGTGGCAGCCACCTCCACCTCGGCCCCGGCCCGTGCCCTGGCCGACCCGGACCAGGACCCCGGCTTCCAGGCGGTCCTGTGCAACCCGCTGGCCGCCCAGGACTACGGCCTGGAGGTCATCGCCGCAGGCGTGGCGGACAACCCCGACGCCGTCACCCGGTTCGTCAAGGTCACCCGCCCCGGGCGCGTGGGCCAGGTCACCGGGGCGGACAAGACCACCCTCATGGTCCAGCTCCCCCACGACCGCTCCGGCGCCCTGCTGGACATGCTGGAGCAGTTCAGCGCCCGGGGCGTCAACCTCTCGCGCATCGAGTCCCGGCCCGTGGGGGACTCCCTGGGCCGCTACCGCTTCTCCATCGACGTCGAGGGGCACGTCCGCGAGGAGCGGGTGCAGGCCGCCCTCATCGGCCTGCACCGCACCTGTCCGGTGGTGCGGTTCCTGGGCTCCTACCCCCGCCTGGACGCCCGGCCGGTCGTGGTGCCCGCAGGCACCAGCGACAAGGACTTCATGGTGGCCCGCTCCTGGGTGGCCGATCTCCTGGAGGGCAGGGCGCTGTGACGCCCGGGCCTGGCCGCAGGGGTCGGGGCAGTGCCGGGACCTCGGCCACCGGGTGTGCGGGCTCATCCAGGTTGGTGGCAAGGCGGTGGCGGGAACCTAGGTGCGCGGTCGGGTGACGTGGCGCTAGACGAGCCAGTCCCTCACCCAGCGAAGCGCCTCCTCCACGATGCTGCGCTCGACGACACCTATGCGCTCGACAAGCCTCTTGCGGGAGATCGTGCGCACCTGCTCAGTCATGGCGAAGGAGTCCTGCGGCAGTCTCCCACCACGAGGAATCCGCACGTGGTTCGGCCACCCTCGGTCGATGGAGGTCACCGGGACGGTCACGACAAGCGTTGTCACAGCCTCGTGGTAGTGGGCACCCGAGATGACGAGCACGGGGCGTCGCCCCGCCTGCTCACGTCCGACCGACGAGTCCGAAGCCGCCCACCACAGCTCACCGGTGCGGGGTTGGGGCATCAGCTCCACGCGTCTGACTCCCAGTCCGCGAGCTCGGCGAGGTAGGCCTCGTCCGGCGGGTTGGCCTCCATGGCTGCCTTGAGGTCGGCAAAACGCAGCTCGCGCTCCGCAGCCTCAGTCATCGTACGGATGGCGACGTCCATGGTCACGCCCTGGCGCTTAGCGAGCGCGAGGACTGCGTCGCGGGTACTGGTCTCGACCTTGATCGTCGTCGCCCTAGTCATAGTTCTAGCATGCCCGACAGGGATACTTCTCGCCATGGCTGTTGCAGCAGACCTTCTCTCCCCGGCCACCGAGCACGTGAGAGCGGCTGAGGCGCGACATGACCACAGCCTGTGCCGAGCGTCCACCTGTCAGGGACACGTCCAGGGGACGCCGCCAGCACGCCGGGCCAGGAGGAGCACACAGAGGTCTAGAGGTCTAAAGAACACAGAGGTCTAGGGGTCGAGGGACACGTCCAGGGGCGCGAGACCCTAAGGGCGTCGGATGAGCAGCGCGCCGTGGGCCAGCCTCACCCGCACGCCCCGGGTCGGCGGCAGGAGGTCCCCGTCAACCTCCACCAGCATCGGGGTGCTCACGCGTACGGCGATGTCGCTGCCCTGGCGTCGCACGACGCGCCCGGTGGCGCGCGTGGGGTTGGCGTAGGTGGCCGCGCGCGGCGGGAGGACCTGCCGGGCCAGCGAGCTCCAGCCCAGCACGCCGCCGACCGTGTCGATGGCGGCCACGTCCAGCAGGCCGTCGTCGGGGCGGGTGTCGCGCAGCAGCGTGATCCCTGCTGGCAGCATGCCGCCGTTGGCGATGAGCAGGGTGCGGGCGGTGAACCTCTCCACCGACCCCCCGGCGCCGGGGCTGCCGAGGCTGAGGACCAGGTCCATACGGGGGAAGCGCAGGTTCTCCACTGCGGCCAGGGCGTAGGCCCCCCAGCCGATCCGGGCCTTGAGGCCGGGGCGGGTGGAGGCGACCAGCCCGGCGTCGAAGCCGATCCCCGACACCACCATGCAGGCGTGCTCCCGCCCCAGGGAGGGGCGCGCCCACCCCCCGGGGGGCTGGGCAGGGACGACGGCGGTGGCGGCTGCGTCGGCGCCGGGGGCCGTACCGTTGGCGCGGCGGCTGCTGTCGTGGATGAAGGCGCTGGTCTGCTCCGGTACGCCGTTGGCCGTACTGGCCTGTGGGGCCTGAGTCTCCCGCCGGGCGGTCAGCGCGCTCAGGGCGCCGCCCGAGCCCGCCGGGGCGGGCGAGTGCGTGCTGCTGCTCATACCGGGTAGGACCGGGTCGGCGGGAGGGTGGTATGGGTGGCTACCTGGCTCGTCGGCCGGGTCGGTGCGCACCCAGGCGAGGTCCGTGGGCCGCGACGTCCCGTTCGCGACCAGGTGGGCCGCCGCCGACAGGTCGCCGACCGGCAGGCGCAGGTTGCGGGCCGCGAGGTTGGCGGTGCCCGTGGGCAGGATCCCCATCTCGACGCCGGTGCCCGCCAGCCCGGCTGCCACGGAGCGCACGGTCCCGTCCCCCCCGGCGGCTACGACGAGGGCGGCCCCCGACGCGACGGCCAGCCGTGCCTGGGTGGCCCCGGTCTCCGAGGTGGTCGTCTCCAGCCAGACCGGGGTCCGGTACCCTGCCTCGCGCAGGGTGGCGTCCAGGAGGTCCCGGGCCGCGCCGGTGACCTTCTGCTTGGAGGGATTGGCCACCACGCAGGCGAGGGGGGCTGCGCGGGCTCCTGCGTCCATGGGGGCAGGCTACACAGGAGTCCCGGTTCCGGGCGCAGTATGATGTGGGCCATGGCTGACACGTCTGGCGCCCGGGCTCGTCGCGCCCTTGTCGTCGTTGACGTCCAGCCCACCTTCTGCGAGGGGGGAGCCCTGGCCGTGCCGGGGGGCGACGCCGTGGCCCACCGTATCGCCGCCTACGTCGCTGCCGCGAGGGACGGTTACAGCCTGGTGGTCACCACCCAGGACTGGCACATCGACCCCGGCGACCACTTCTCCGCCGACCCGGACTATGTCGACACCTGGCCCCCGCACGGGGTGGCCGGGACCCCGCAGGCCCGCCTGCACCCGGCGCTGTCGGGGCTGCGGGCTGACGCGGCGCTGCGCAAGGGGCAGTACTCGGCCGCCTACTCCGGGTTTGAGGGGGTCGCTGACGACGGGGCCGACCTGGACACCCTGCTCAGGGGGCCCGGTGTGGAGGTGGTCGACGTGGTCGGCCTGGCGCAGTCGCACTGCGTGAAGGAGACCGCCCTGGACGGGGTCGCCCGGGGCTACCGGGTGCGGGTCCTCACCGACCTGACCGAGCCGGTAAGTCCCGGGCTGGGTCGGGCCGCCCGCAAGGTGATGGCTGCCGCAGGGGTCGAGCTGGTGAGGTCGGGCACGGTGCTACGCGCCTAGCTGCTCCCGGCCTGTGTGGGTGGGCGGGCCGTGCCTACTAGGCGGGCTGGGGGCTGGACAGCAGGTCTGTGCGGGCTAGGCGGCCTGTGCGGGCTGTGGTACCTGGCCAGGCCGCACAGGCAGGCCCGCCTGGGTGGCCAAGGTGGAGATCAGCTCAGCCAGGCGCGCGAAGTCCGGACCGCGGGAGGAGGAGCTGCGGTACACCAGGCACAGCTGGCGTGTTGGCACGGCTCCGGCCTTGTCGGGGGCGAACTGGGCCACGGCGTAGTCCTCCTGGGACCCCAGCATGCGCAGGGCGCCCTCCGGGACGAC
Protein-coding sequences here:
- the pheA gene encoding prephenate dehydratase, encoding MPDADTPTWSFLGPAGTFTEMALRQVAPTGVVLDACQDVPTALDHVRSRLTEAAVVPIENSVEGGVNATLDNLVASTPLVIAAEVAVPVTFVLAGRPGTTLEQVAAVSTHPHAWAQCRGWVRRNLPEVAYVAATSTSAPARALADPDQDPGFQAVLCNPLAAQDYGLEVIAAGVADNPDAVTRFVKVTRPGRVGQVTGADKTTLMVQLPHDRSGALLDMLEQFSARGVNLSRIESRPVGDSLGRYRFSIDVEGHVREERVQAALIGLHRTCPVVRFLGSYPRLDARPVVVPAGTSDKDFMVARSWVADLLEGRAL
- a CDS encoding glycosyltransferase, whose amino-acid sequence is MSPTKRPDQRVAVIVPAKDEAQRIAATVRACRSIPRVDLVVVVDDGSVDGTQDHARAAGAVTVRHSVTRGKASALETGASVVGMRDYVHGPARLLLFVDADLGDSAAACADLVPPVVDGVCDMSVAVPPKQHGAGGRGRVVHAARRAIARATGWEPVAPLSGQRCLSRKAYEKAAPLAEGWGVEVGLTIDVLVAGMAVIEVPCDITHRVTGNDRAGVLHRAAQYKDVVRAVAARTLRRQRVPAAQYEKAAEEQNAFHVYRAHSVRTSEPGSGQDGDQGGGASTDAPAGSSRSAGA
- a CDS encoding type II toxin-antitoxin system PemK/MazF family toxin, translating into MPQPRTGELWWAASDSSVGREQAGRRPVLVISGAHYHEAVTTLVVTVPVTSIDRGWPNHVRIPRGGRLPQDSFAMTEQVRTISRKRLVERIGVVERSIVEEALRWVRDWLV
- a CDS encoding fructosamine kinase family protein gives rise to the protein MTAPSPNTFRKHDDGPVSTRLEAQGLWWLAQAMADGGAHVVPATTGPGWLEEPRLATTRVTAAAAEAFGRALAVTHAAGAPAFGVAPPGWDGVAQMGRSDIRLRRFEDPGAQRRWGEFYAEDRVLTYLGASRDNGSVSAQGARVIERLCTRLVDGDFDADQPALVRAGAQHRGQEVAVARTHGDLWCGNVLWVPVSHTVEWAPPQAGAGPLGAGTGRASTQRDTDGEVPDVVGVLIDPMAQGAHAETDLAALGVFGQRHLERLYAAYHEVSPLAAGWRERVGLHSLHLLMIHAFLFGASYGAEAVGVARQYA
- a CDS encoding C2 family cysteine protease, whose amino-acid sequence is MRELREIRVGLRAQAESLVGSALGNPLAAGPAAAGLASLAATYQALRAEVSHAATQAATTLGTATVDTDDSDINKWTTFELRDSDIERIRQQADGTAEWDSVEQENIGDCYLLAVLQAYSDTEEGRQALRDQVRWDEAQNAFVVTFHDGDQEVEITVDDFYLFGNQGTDKGFPSIINIYERAYALYLEQQGRDPEDVEGGDPTDPMEALSGEGTQTVSTDGWGWGRWGFLPYPRHYNQHEYTDAEWDTIKEAVEEGRVVVGGTARGDFSDGSTVQATVDTNGNGRIDTGDQEGGFQVWDSHAYTVVDIDDEYVTLYNPWDTNPVSKDDDVEGGTIRITREDYEKYFNKTYIGDM
- a CDS encoding diacylglycerol/lipid kinase family protein — protein: MDAGARAAPLACVVANPSKQKVTGAARDLLDATLREAGYRTPVWLETTTSETGATQARLAVASGAALVVAAGGDGTVRSVAAGLAGTGVEMGILPTGTANLAARNLRLPVGDLSAAAHLVANGTSRPTDLAWVRTDPADEPGSHPYHPPADPVLPGMSSSTHSPAPAGSGGALSALTARRETQAPQASTANGVPEQTSAFIHDSSRRANGTAPGADAAATAVVPAQPPGGWARPSLGREHACMVVSGIGFDAGLVASTRPGLKARIGWGAYALAAVENLRFPRMDLVLSLGSPGAGGSVERFTARTLLIANGGMLPAGITLLRDTRPDDGLLDVAAIDTVGGVLGWSSLARQVLPPRAATYANPTRATGRVVRRQGSDIAVRVSTPMLVEVDGDLLPPTRGVRVRLAHGALLIRRP
- a CDS encoding isochorismatase family protein, encoding MADTSGARARRALVVVDVQPTFCEGGALAVPGGDAVAHRIAAYVAAARDGYSLVVTTQDWHIDPGDHFSADPDYVDTWPPHGVAGTPQARLHPALSGLRADAALRKGQYSAAYSGFEGVADDGADLDTLLRGPGVEVVDVVGLAQSHCVKETALDGVARGYRVRVLTDLTEPVSPGLGRAARKVMAAAGVELVRSGTVLRA